Genomic window (Thermodesulfobacteriota bacterium):
GCAGCGATCATGCCCCAATCAGAAAGTGTCGGGATGGCTGCTATTGACCTGTTAAAGAATGTGCATGTACCTCCGCCGGAGCCGGTGCATATTGCCGTGAAACTGTCTTCCGAAATATCGAATGATATGCCGCCTTCCCCCTCACATTCTATATCCACAAGTTCCCATCCCTCTAGCGGCAGTTCGGTTACGGTTACCTCCGAATTGAATGGACCTCCAGTTCCGTCTCCGCCTATGATAATAGTAGAATTAGGCCCATTACCGTCTACAGTGATCTCAAATGGAAATTCTAGACCTTCGCCGCCAAACGCTACTTTCCCGATACCTATGCCGCACTGCCCCATGGGCGGTGGACCACCGGCAAGGGCGTAGTCCCATAACCCCGCGAGTGTCGTAATACCTGTCAGTACGAAAA
Coding sequences:
- a CDS encoding IPTL-CTERM sorting domain-containing protein, which produces MFTKIMFKGGHKMFNLRIYFTIFVLTGITTLAGLWDYALAGGPPPMGQCGIGIGKVAFGGEGLEFPFEITVDGNGPNSTIIIGGDGTGGPFNSEVTVTELPLEGWELVDIECEGEGGISFDISEDSFTAICTGSGGGTCTFFNRSIAAIPTLSDWGMIAAAAGLGLVGVLYVIRRKRAAA